The following nucleotide sequence is from Arvicola amphibius chromosome 1, mArvAmp1.2, whole genome shotgun sequence.
agctcttgtagaccaggctggtctcgaactcacagagatccgcctgcttctgcctcccgagtgctgggattaaaggcgtgcgccaccatcgcccggcttgggtttttttttgagacagggtttctctgtacaactgcactggctgtcctgtagctccatttgtagatcaggcttgcctcCAACTCAAAGAGGCTCAcctgcactaccacacccagctgacaTTTTATCTTTGCTCCCCCATTTTAAGAAATGGCAAGCGATTAAATTCAgttaatactgatttttttaatgtgaaaaagaCTAAGTTGagtttttaaagcaaacaagcCATAACAATTTGGCACTATTTCAATAACGAAGTGTCCATAATGTGGTATTAGTACAAAGATCTAAGCAAATCTCAAAGACGGTAGATTAGTAATTAGAACATCATGCAATGTTGATTTTAGCAAGAAACTTAACAGGTAAAAGAAGCATCTTATTACATTATAAATTCGAGTATGCAattataatttacaaattataaaaaaaatcctcccttTTTACAGCCAGTTGTTTTGAATGGCTACATGAATGCGTAGTCAACaagtcaaataaacaaacacatctaCCCAAATTTACATCCCAGAATACCTAAGTAAACTGAAGACATTATTCAGATGAGTAAGTTCTATTCATTTTCGTCATCTGGGTGATCAGGTTGCAAAGGACATGCTTTTCTTTTCGATGTTCCTAAGCCACTGCATCCTGCTTCCTCAGGAACCTGGTTCTCTTTTTCAGGATCTTTAGGAGACAGCCTGAAGAATTCTCCAATGCCTTTTTGCCACTTTGGAGTTGGACGCACACAAACTGGATTCCCTCCTGCATACTTATTTTCAGCTTTTCTCGACGAACACGATGAAGAACTGGTGACAAAGGTGGAGGAGCCTAGCACCTTCCTGGGGGCTCGAGAAGCCACCACTTTTCTGTAGGCTCCCGGGACGTAGTTTGCTTTGGTCCGCACCATGTTCACACAGGAAGAGACAATTCGCACCAACGCCCCAGCTGCGGATGTCTTAACTGAACAAGAACCCTAGATAATTCTTTAgtatctattttttctcttttttgtggtgctggggcttgaacccagggtctAGTGCATGTTAGGAAAGCTCTTTGCCACTAAATTAAACACGTAACccattcaatttttatttctgttttaacatTTGAAATAGTTCTACTTTATGCTTCTTTCACAgctatgtaatattttatatttctatagaaGGTATTCATTTAAATTCTACTATAGGGAAACACAACTTTGCCTTATTTAATTGTAGTATTTTATGTGAATATGAATCCatatacacatactatatatatacatatatatgtatatatatatttcaaagggtGCATTTAACATGCCCTTTGACATCATAATTGTGTAATATTTCctcatacatttaaataaactCATGTCTGAACTCCATCTACTATTGTGAGATAAAGGATTTGGGGAAAAGTTGTAGGTAAGAGAGGAAGTGGAATGGAAGCGCGTGTGTCCCAAGGGTCGGTGATGTCCTTTGATAGTGATGCTGAAGGACCTTGACCTTTGGACAGGAGACCTGTTTGAAGTTCCTAGGTGGACAATGGGGTTTCCAAATCAAAGCAGGCATGCTCTGCATCAGAGCAGGAGAAGAGGTTTCCTAAGCTGCTTAAGCATAACCCCAGCTGGTTCCTCCAAAGAAATCAGCTCCAGgcttttgttcttgttatttgCTGTGTCCTTTCTGTTTTACATTTCACGTATGTTTGATCTGACTTTAAAATCTCCTTTCTCCCACTTTGCTCAGGCCTTCTTGAACCACTCTCTCTGCAGCCAAatcttctaccactgagctataccctcgAACCACTGgctctaaatttttaaaatgaaggttaGCTCATTTAGTTCATACTTATATACTTAGTATATAAGGTGATAATCTATTTTTGATGTATCATTATCTCTCACCCCAAAGTTTGGATATATAAATAATTCTCAGTTTCatgattgttatttttaaaattagtgctacggataaaataaaaactacaatttATGAGGTATTTCATCCTGAATCCACACTTAGGCAAACGTATTTACGTTTTCAAATGTTTGATTTGCAAAATACTTATTCTTAAGGTTTTTTATTAGTACATTAGTAATCGACAAATAATGTGTTTTGTGCTAGCAATGTACATCAGACATATGTAATCTCACCTCATTCCCAAACACATCTGCCTGTGTCCACTTATAATTAAGTACAAAATGGCACTGACTTCCTCATTAGAAGGCGAAGACTCTTGTTTTGCCTGCTTTGTTCCCATGCATTACTGACTTCCACACTGACTTCATCTTGTCTTCTCAGGAGTCCATTTCTTCCTCCATAGTGCTTCTGTCCGTTTCACACTTTGCATTCTGTGTTATATGTGTTCATCCTTAATATTTAGGGTAGCATTCTCTAGTTTGGAAGTCCCAAGACACTTTATACTCTTTGTTTAAGGTGTCCTGGAAGAAGGAGTCTGATGATAAGGGTTATACTCTTTGTTTAAGGTGTCCTGGAAGAAGGAGTCTGATGATAAGGGGTTTGCAATATGGCAAGCGCAGTACCCTGACAGCCGTGTTGAAGGCACTTTAGACAGATTTACACACTCCTCGGCATTGAGCCATGTGTGGGAAGATGCACTTCTGTGTATTCTCTCCAGAGTTCTTGACTATGGAAGCTAGCTTGTATGCCACAGAACATCACCCTAGTGAACTTATTTCTGGGACTTAAACAAATGTAAACTCAtccatttcttccttattttatttttagttttgattaATCGGATGACATAGAACAAATCATCCaagatttgtgtatgtgtggaaataaaaagcagcctatttttgatatgtttaaagctgtaaaagaacatttttttgtaGCCATGACTGGCTACTCTTTAACAACTCTTAGGCcataacatttttttcctcaaagtgcttcttttttttatataatttttatgatttcCATGTGGAGGGctacagagtgattttttttacttttttcttttttatttattttattattattattattattaaaaattgctgcctcctccccatctcccatttatttccctccccctccctccactcccctccccctccttctccagtccaaggagcagtcagggttctctgccctgcaggaagtccaagatcctcccccctccatccaggtccaggaaggtgcgcatctaaacagactaggctcccccaaagccagtacatgcagtaggatcaaaacccagtgccattgtccttggcttttcagtcagccctcgttgtctgccatgttcagagagtccagtttgatcccatgctttttcagtctcagtccagctggccttggtgagctcccattagaccagccccaccgtctcagtgggtgggcgtactcctcgctgtcctgacttccttgctcatgttctccctccttcagctcctcatttgggccttgggaactcagtcctgcgctccaatgtgggtctctttctctatctccatccaacgccagatgagcttctatggtgatatgcaagaaattcggaatcaacctaccccaggatccagcaataccactcttggaatatacccaagagatgccctatcatactacaaaagcatttgttcagctatgttcatagtagcattatttataatagccaaaacctggaaacaacctacatgcccttcaatggaagaatggataaagaaagtgtggaatatatacacattagcgtactactcagcggtaaaaaacaatgagatcttgaactttgcatgcaaacggatggaaatagaaaacactattctgagtgaggtaacccagacccaaaaagataagtttggtatggactcactcataagtggattctagacataaataaaggtcagtgagcctataattcctgatccttgagaagctaaataaggtgaacccaaagaaaaacatatagttatcctcctggatattggaagtagactagattgccaggcaaaaattgggatcttgggggtgggggtggagtggcggtaaggggtgatgaggagatgtggatagaaaagtgaagagggaaggatggggagaccctggggtaatgggatggttgggatggaggaagggtggataggggtgcagggaagaagatatcttaagtaagggagccattttaggtttagcaagagacatcactctagagggattcccaggtatccatggagatgtccccagctagttccttgggcagctgaggagagggagcctgaaatggccctttcctatagccatactgatgaatatcttgcatatcaccatagaagcttcatctggcgttggatggagatagagacagagacccacattggagcgcaggactcAAAGTGCTTCTTTACTTTGCCTTTGTAGCCCAGCTGATCCATAGTTATTCTGGATCAATTCATCCTAAACTAAAGAGTCCGACAGGTAACTAGACTGCATCTCAGAATGAACCTCTTTTGTCCAGGTTTTCCTTAGCTGTTATGGGCCTCTCATTTTGTAGATTTACATCTTAAGATGAGAAAGACCTTTAGTGCCTACTCTTTTATTTAGATATGTGTTTGGATTTCCTCTCATTGTGCatagttttaaaatctatttttcttaaCCTTTTAACCCTAATCTATACCACTTTATCCTCTTCCTTGACTTTACATATCTCTTCTTCATAGGATGATTCAAAATTTCTCTTGAATTTGAAATTTGAACTTGGCTCTTCTGATGCCTCTAAGATTTGGCAGTTTTATTTGGGAGCACTTTCTTTCTATAGTACTTTTTCCCACCTAAAGTCAGGGCTTATCTTTTAATCTCTTATTGTGTGTAAAATTTCATCATGATAGACCATCCACATATACAGCCACccaaccacagacacacacccccacacatgcatCTTTAATTGAAAACATTTGTTTGGGGGAGGTAGTCATTGTGGCTGATTTAGAACTTTATGGGTAGAAGACTCATATGCCTACCAATGACATGATTGTTCAGATATGCAGAGTAGAAAGGCATGTTTGGGTCCAGAATCCTGAAGCAAGGTTGGAAAGGAATTACAATGCATTAATCTCACAAGCAAGATCCTCCCAGCTCTCCTTTGCTCAAAATCAGTCCATACATTTATTTGTGACTTCCATTCTGTAGTCAACCCATTTGCTGCCCCTTAATGGATGGCAGGAAGTCATATTAGAATACAATTATCTGTCTGGTGGGCCAGGAAGAGAGATTGTCTTTTATAAGCCGTCAAGCACTGTGTTATGGACAGTATGTAAGTTGAAAGACATTCAtataatcacaaaattaaaatagttgAGTTCACAGAATAAAGCCACACCTGTCAGGCTcactgtaaaaaaattaaaaatgtatacatattgAAGAAAATAgactttgttttttcaaattgGATTATGTTCCTCTTTTATGTTTGCTATGctggtttctcaaaaaatatttagaacattTCAAATGTTCAATTAAACACTTAAgtgaattttaaatacttttgtatATGGTGAATAGTGGCTTAGGGAATATGTAGTTCTGATATGTCAATGTTGCCAGTTTAAATATGTGATTTTGTTTACTTAATATTGTTTTTTACATGAAAAAGTCATGTACAAATATGATCCAGGTTTCCCTTtcgatttttttttactataatataatttgtttagtgtgtgtgtctgtgtgcatggtatatatattttattgtatgtatgtgtgccttgtACATGTGGAaaacaaaggacaacttgtaagaACATGTTCTCTTCTTGTACCATGTGAGTTACAGTggttgaactcgggtcatcagagCTGATACAAGAGCTTTTgccctgagctgtctcactgTCGCCAAATTTCTTCTTACAGATAAGCCACTGAGACTGTGAAGATGCTTGTCCAAGTGCCCCAATAACGGCCGTGTGGACTATACGCTACAAGTGCTCCAATAACAGCGGTGTGGACTATACACTACGAGTGCTCCAATAATGGTGGTGTGGACTATACGCTACAAGTGCTCCAATAATGGTGGTATGGACTATACACTACAAGTGCTCCAATAACGGTGGTGTGGACTATACGCTACAAGTGCTCCAGTTTCATCTCTGCTGTATCGATTGCCTCTCTTTAGATTTGTAATAATTTCTTAGGATTTTATTTTCCtgactctttaaaagaaaactaatgaCTCCTGGGAAAAGGAGACCTAGTCTGTCCTAGGGATAAGTCCCCTTATTAGTTCTACAATGCAGAAGGGTCAGTCTTGAAGatgtatgcacacaaacaacaaaaaagaactcagcaggttgtgtgtgtgtattatttgcatacatatttgttcatacatatacatacatatttacatatacacatataacgacaataatcaaacaaaaagaagccacCAGCTTTAGATGGGGGCCCCGGAAGGGTTTAGGGAAGAGGAACTTGGAGAGACTAGagctggaagaaagggaagaggggaaatgattaaaattttaattttattttaaaaagttttgaaaagctaaagaaacagattaaaaagaaaacaatgtattctgtattgttattaaatttacaataaatattcaaaaattgtTCAAATAATTTGTTGGCTTAACTCTTTGGTGTGGAAAAAAAGATAACacaaattatatgaaattatGTATCTCAATGTGATAACATTTACATTAGTGGAAAAGGAGAAGATTTGATCCATATATTTAggataaatatgtaaaatgttgtTTATGATATGGCTCCTGATTTATAATACATATACGCAGATAATTCCTCTTAATTGTAATATTTCTACTGAGTTATCACAGGGGCTTATGCTGATCATTCTTCATTGGACCCCAGGGTTGCCTGGTTCATTAATTAGTCTACTGGGACAAATAAATGTCAGTTGaacaaatatttctgttttttattacaCTTAGcacacatttaatatttttgtatatccTTGGAGGgttatttgtactttttttccTAAAAGAGTCTCCACCCATTTTTCATTGAATAGAGTTTTTTGAGAACATCATTCAGGGACACTGCATCTATACcacatttccccctcccttcttctgaatcttctgtctcttcccctcccaAATTCACAATCTCTTCTCTaatattgtcacacacacacacacacacacacacacacacacacacacacacaccactgagttCACCTAGCTTTTCTTGTATGTACGTGTGTCCATAACACTTGAGATTAGACAACCAATGTGGGTGGTCCTCCCTGAAAGAAACTGATTCTCACTCTCTCAGAAGAGGTTGAACACATGTAGCTTCTAGGGTTGGAAACATGGTG
It contains:
- the LOC119803475 gene encoding PCNA-associated factor isoform X1, coding for MVRTKANYVPGAYRKVVASRAPRKVLGSSTFVTSSSSCSSRKAENKYAGGNPVCVRPTPKWQKGIGEFFRLSPKDPEKENQVPEEAGCSGLGTSKRKACPLQPDHPDDENE
- the LOC119803475 gene encoding PCNA-associated factor isoform X2, translated to MVRTKANYVPGAYRKVVASRAPRKVLGSSTFVTSSSSCSSRKEHVLCNLITQMTKMNRTYSSE